Proteins from one Arthrobacter sp. Soc17.1.1.1 genomic window:
- a CDS encoding CE1759 family FMN reductase: MQSYGTGPVQTTPERVGLVVVAAGVSTPSSSRLLADLLTEEVVAALAPAGTHVEPTVIELRDLFGDIAAAFTGPASDRLEEALATVGSADALVVVTPVFAASYSGMFKAFIDLLDPAAIAGTPTIIGATGGSLRHALVLDHALRPLFSYLRAQVVPTAVFATASDWAAEADAQALHDRARRAADELARALGSSAAFALAG; the protein is encoded by the coding sequence ATGCAAAGCTATGGAACTGGGCCGGTCCAGACCACACCGGAGAGGGTCGGACTCGTGGTGGTGGCGGCAGGGGTGAGCACCCCGTCGTCCAGTCGGCTGTTGGCCGACCTGCTCACCGAGGAAGTGGTGGCCGCCCTCGCCCCGGCCGGGACGCACGTGGAACCCACGGTGATCGAACTCCGGGACCTGTTCGGCGACATCGCCGCGGCCTTCACCGGCCCGGCCAGCGACCGCCTCGAAGAAGCCCTCGCGACGGTGGGGTCCGCCGACGCGCTCGTGGTCGTCACGCCTGTCTTCGCAGCGTCCTACAGCGGGATGTTCAAGGCGTTCATCGATCTGCTCGATCCTGCCGCGATCGCTGGAACGCCGACGATCATCGGCGCGACCGGTGGCAGCCTCCGCCACGCACTGGTGCTGGATCACGCGCTGCGACCGCTGTTCTCCTACCTGCGCGCACAGGTGGTGCCGACAGCGGTCTTCGCGACGGCGTCCGACTGGGCTGCCGAGGCGGATGCGCAGGCCCTGCACGACCGTGCACGCCGAGCGGCCGACGAACTCGCACGGGCCCTGGGCAGCAGCGCGGCATTCGCTCTCGCGGGCTGA